From Dermacentor albipictus isolate Rhodes 1998 colony chromosome 8, USDA_Dalb.pri_finalv2, whole genome shotgun sequence:
caaggatgacagaaaactaggtgagatgatgaaatttgaaagcacaagttcgcatcagctagtgcaagacaatgATAATTGCAGGGAGGCTCCTTCGTTCTGCATTGAACTTTaaggtaggatgatgatgatggtgaatgcgtgcaactctttaaaaagaaatttggGCCGGAAATAGCTTGCACAGTTCACCAAGACACGAAACCAAATTCGTATGCTTTGCCACTAACACGGATGTATTCCAGCGAAGCTAACTTATGAAAAGCGGCCACCATTGTGTAATCATCTATTTAATTGTTGGAACAGCTTGCGAAACATAGCATGATGTGTTGGAAGGAGccccgtaacttttttttttatagccggctataatatgcacatgctgaattttttataatTAATGCTATGTGATGTGCAAAGTAAGCAGCAATTTTATCCAGTATTAAAATGTACCTTAGTGTAACAGTACAATGAGAGACGTAATCAAGAATTTGTATGTATGCACATCTGAGTGCGCATGCATGCGTGCTGTAATCCTTGAAACTGGTGCACTGGTCTTAGTGCAGCTTGGTAGCTCATAGTTTGTGAGGGGATTCGTAATGGCAGTGCTCCACCACGCCACAATGCAGCAGTCAACGCTGATAGTGTATCCACACGCCGGACGGCTCCGtgcaaatctgtgccgcggacgcttaATCCGCCGCCCGTCTGGCTGCGAAGcccatccagacgacggacggactgagcagacgaccgcgccggaaaaataaacatggcggcaccacccgaagcgactgccgtccgcctcgaacctgtcaagtcgtcATCGTCCACTGTGTGACCCATAATTTTCAAACTGAGGCTTGTATTTGGTTTATATTTGTGCCCAGAAGCTTCAACAGCAATctattcgtgatgagtgggcaccgtttccgaaagagatactcagattctctgcgtgtaggcttagagtggctgtatggctgaacatggcctcgacgATGTTGTGGCGGCCCAGGCGGATCTCAGTGGACGTAAGTTATtatgattgcttgtttctactcactctagatggcgccatcggtgtaacaaagactttgtcatacgtgtttttcactctgaatgaaaatggcaatcgaaaggaaacgacggttggccgcaatggctgtcgttttgtccgaattggatgaTGACGAGTGCTTGTTTCATCGAAAGAGGTCTTGTTATGCTCTCGTGTCCGCGTAATCGGTGAGAGCCATGTCCCACAACGCGGCGAACTGCTCCACGAGATGTAAGAACAAAGTTACCTCATCCATTCAGGTTCATTTCAGTCGCTCTTGTGCGAATCGCACGCTCGTGAACAGAcacgaatggtgtcagcagcgatgaagctgtttcagaaagatcccaaagccgcgcttgttgccagactgtagagcatgctaggctaaatccgcagcattcgactcccaaaatccggatgcgaaaaatagcacggcatttggggtgcgatcttgtacgcgttccaaaatagaacggaggcggtccgttctaccgagccgcacatggttggtcagtttgaacggtgaagaacgccatgacgtcaattgtgaagtgatatctgctgtcaatcattccgtgttgtctgctatcggacaaacgcaacggaacggaccgccaatttcgcgacggaaagaacggaccgcctccgttcgagtttggaacgcgtacaagatcgcgcccttgttgttcgtgggggtcgcggatgacgcgcggacggcacaaatccgtgacgcgtagtcacgtgatgcgctgTCCGTCGTGTAGATCCACCATGAAGAGAGGAAATGCTAATCTTACCGACGCtgcacattttttatttatttatttatttagaaaacaccttacaggccctgtcgggtattgagtaaggggggcaatgtaacaaagaactgttaagtacaatggaaacaactcaaaaataaacctaagacaactgtacagtggctgaactaaaaacaaaacaaagcacagcatgaTCAAGCATAGCGGATATATAAAAGGAAGGAGATTATGTAAAAAGCATGCACAGGCGTTCACGAAATATTTTACGATCAGTTATCGTGACGATATCATCGGGAAGACCATTCCGGTGGATATGCCACGAGGtacagcagataaattgaaagcagtggTTTTACCAAAAATGCGCTAGAAGCTAAAATGATTATGTAATCTTGAAGACGTacggacgggggttttgaggggTAATATGCATGGCTTATCGGAATGAACATATATGTGAAATAGACAGAGCAAAGCAATCTTCCGGCGGATGTCTAGGGGCTGTAAAGAAATATTGAGCTTGATCTGCGTTATACTTGACTTTCGATCAAAATTCCGAGTTATATGTCGGGCAGCTCTGTTCTGGATGCGTTCCAGCATGGTTATTGAATATTCTTGGTGTGGTGACCATACAGCTGATGCAAATTCTAATTGTGGGCGTACAAATGTCAGGTATGCTAATTTACGCACGTCAGCAGATGAATTTTGCAAGTTGCGCCTCAGAAAGCCAAGGGTTTTAGATGCAGTTGCGCAAATTGTAGTGATATGCGGAGACCAAGAAAGGTTACTAGTGAGGTTTACACAAGGTATTTGTAAGTAGTGGTACGTGACAGGTTCGTGTTATTTATGGTGTATGTGAATATGGAGCTAGTGCACTTGCGTGAGAATGATATATTATTACATTTGTAAGGGTTAAGAGACATTTTCCATATATTACACCAGTCGGTAATAATGTGAAGGTCATGCTGCAAGGCAGTATGATCGTTGATAGAATTAATTTGTCGGTAAacaacgcaatcgtcggcgaacagtcgtatgcaggaggaaatgtttgaaggtaggtcgttaataaatattaggaaaagcagaggccctaacacactcccctgtggtacaccagacgtGACCTCAGTGACAGGAGGAGAAAAAGTTTCTAAGCCAAGAAAGGGTTAGTGAGTCGATACCTAGATGAGACATTTTAGAAATGAGCCAGCAATGGgcaacgcgatcaaatgcttttgaaaagtccagGAAAATGGCGTCTATTTGTTGACTGTTGTTCATACTGCTATGTAGATCGGTggtaaattctagtaactgtgtttcacaagatagacctttcctgaagccatgctgtttctgaaagaaaaagttatttttttctaggtgcgtgtaaatgtgcgaggcgattatgtgttcaaatagtttgcatgacacagatgttagcgatattgggcgatagttttcaGGCCTATGTCTATCTCCAGTTTTAAAAATGGGGACAACCTTCGCAATCTTCCAGTCAACGGGCAAGACACCAGACGACAAGGACTGCTTAAAGATATGATATAGGATGACACTTGAAGTAGATACTGTGTTTTTTAATAGCTTAgagttaatattgtcaataccacaAGCAGATGTGGTTTTAAGTCCGTTAATGAGGCTAACAATGCCTTCAGTTGAGATATTTATGGGTGCCATAAATGGGTAATCGTAATCCGGAACCACTGGAATATCAGAATGGTCTTCCCtcgtaaaaacaaaagaaaaatatgcattaaatAGTGATGAACATTCCCCGTCTGAAAGAGGTTGTTGTTTGTCGTCTAGCAGAGAAATATCAGAAGTGTGACCGGGTATTAACGGTTGCCAAAATTTTTGCGGATTAGTCTTCAGGAGAGAAGGTAAGTCGTGAGCGAAGTACTTGTCTTTAGAAGTGCGTAAGGCTAAAGTGTACTCACTAAGGAAATTTTTGTACTTGCTCCATGAGGACTCTCCCGATTTATAGCATTGCGgtacagacgttttttttttttttattacgtagtGTTCGAAGTTTTTTATTGAACCATGGTTTAGATTTGTCGTTCGCTGCCGAAACGTACGGAATATATTTGTCTTTGTAAAGTATCCAGTTTTCGTTAACGGAACGTTGGgaaaaagacggaaagaatgAGTCACTGTTGATGGAAATGTAGTTAGCTTTGTTGTAATCCctaatttttttatgttgaaaCCCAGTGAATAACATGGGAATTCGGAGCGTCAGCTGAAGCAGCTTATGGTCACTGAAACCGTCAGAAATTAACACAGGACACACGGTTTCAGGTGCAGTAGTTAGTGCCAAATCTAAGAGGTTATTGTCACGGGAGGGTTGATTGATTACCTGAGAAAGATTTAAGTCCAAGGTTAATTCAATGAAATCGGTTGCGTGCTTGCACGACGATGACAAGCATGGCCAATTGATTtggggaaaattgaaatcgccaagcagATAAACATAACTAGTTGAACATTTCTGCATGGCAGTAACAATGCTTTCGCGTAGTTTATCAACAAATGGAAGGGACACTTCAGGGGGGCGGTAACAGACACCAACTAATATGTTTCCACAAATGGTTTGACAGGCAGCCCAGATAATCTCAAGTGATGAGGTGTCAACTTCATAAGAAGAAATCCTTTTATATATTGCAAGTAAGACACCACCGCCCTTTTTATCATTGTGGTCATGCCGATAAATGCTGAATATgtcactttctataaaaatttcacTATCTGAAACATCGTggtgtagccatgtttctgttagagcTAGAACGTCGGGTTTGCTATCTTctataaaggaacaaaatatatCGCGCTTATTTAGTATGCTGCGTATGTTAGTGTACGATATTGTGAGCAAACGAGATGATTCAGTAGAAGAGGGAAGTTTAGGGACCTGCGCCCCCGTAGATTTCTTTAGCTATCTGTTACATAATACGACGGTGTCTCTATCAACATTGTACATGTATTCCTTGTTGTTAATGCGCATCTTGTCAAGTGAAAGTTTGCAGGGTTTGTCCTGTGCTCTTGCATattctaacagcttttttctTGCTAAGTGAGTGCTTGGCGCGAAATCCTCGCGGACAGATCAGCGGGAGCCTTTTAGCTTCCTTGCAGAAGCCAAAATATTCTGTTTGTCTTTAAATGTGACAAGCTTAGCGATTATTGGCCTGCATTTGCCATGAGCGAATCGACCAATTCTGTGCACTCGTTCAAACTGGTCGCTTGATAAAGTAAGCCCCAGCCTTTCAGCGCAGAGTTTGACGACGTTTTGCTCTGAAGTCGTCCAATCTTCACCGGACTCATCGCTGATGCCAAAAAACAGTAAATTTGATCTACGTAATCTGTTTTCGGCGTCCTCGCACCTTGAAGCTATGGTTTTTAACTGGCGTGAAAATGACTGGATGCCGTCAGGTATGTCTGTCCCAAAGGTTTCGCGTAGGCTAAGGGTGGACTTGAGAGTGGCGACTCTGTCCTTAAGGCATTTCACCTCAACGTCTGTGGCGTCCTGCTTCTCTTTTATCCCCTTAAGCTCCACCAAAATTGCAGTTTGGCCTGCTGCTATCCTGCGTACAATGTCTAAAACAGAATCTTCAGGTCCAGGATTAAGTTCGACATCCCCAGACAGCATCAATCGCAACAAGTCGCACaaagcagcagagtgcgcgtttgacactgtcatagagctcaatcgggcacgacaccgctatTAGACAGCGATTATTGCACTTATAGCCACTGGTATTGtccaggtaactaacctgtaacaacagaagcgGTGAGCGTCCCATTGTCGTAGCGGCGTCGTGCCCACCAGAGAGCAGTTGTGGCGGGCTTTTATATTGCGCGCCGGATCCGATGTTCGTGCTGGTGCATTGCCCGCGTTGCCAGGTGATGATTCCGTCATCCGCCAAAGCTGGTGCCGCACGTAGGCGCTCCCTCGTTCTGCGGTAGATCGACGATACCATTGTTGACAGGGCTCGGCCAAGGGGACCACGCATGCGCGTCcgaggtacgtgacacacccacgGAGCCAAGTTCCAGAATGACGGGAGGCCGGCAGGTCAGCCCGAGCAGGAGGAACTGTTACAACAGAAGCGGTGAGCGTCCCATTGTCGTAGCGGTGTCGGCTCAACAGGCCAATGAGAGTGCTGACACGTGAGCTTGAAGCTCGCCAGATCCATCTAACAATTTGTGCGTCGTACATGACAGCataatcaacatttaatcatcgatttatttcaactaccatgtacgtcgacgttgctTCTTTAGTGCTGATACTttgttgaccccccccccccctttcttcaaGGATACTTCTGACACTGAAAAATAACACTGAATGTCCACATCAACAGGAACGGGCATAAGATGCAACCATTTGCGACCTTTCTAacagaagcttgtattgcctcactggtGTCGGTGTTACCGCGCGAAAAAACCCAAATTGCTTATCaggctgcggattcgaa
This genomic window contains:
- the LOC139048775 gene encoding uncharacterized protein, which codes for MLIEFFLIAQFLLLGLTCRPPVILELGSVERGSAYVRHQLWRMTESSPGNAGNAPARTSDPARNIKARHNCSLVGTTPLRQWDAHRFCCYRFSPSFTSRWADTMSPDAVTLWSAWYCTTYGIGPCVRSA